Proteins from one Hemiscyllium ocellatum isolate sHemOce1 chromosome 30, sHemOce1.pat.X.cur, whole genome shotgun sequence genomic window:
- the LOC132829815 gene encoding gap junction beta-3 protein-like: protein MDWGTLQGVLSGVNKYSTGFGRIWLSVVFIFRVLVYVVAAESVWGDEQSDFDCNTQQPGCPNTCYDHFFPISHIRLWALQLISITTPSLMVVLHVAYRKERERKHRLKHGENCSQLYKNTGKKHGGLWWTYLISLVFKTGFEIAFLYILHRIYDRFDLPRLVKCSMFPCPNIVDCYIAKPTEKRIFTYFMVGGSALCTVLNISEILYLLFKRCFRCCKRKNEREEDTVAKPRGRLLHNDTVENGISLEEYIHKA, encoded by the coding sequence ATGGACTGGGGGACCCTGCAAGGTGTGCTCAGTGGAGTGAACAAATATTCAACCGGATTTGGACGGATCTGGCTCTCTGTAGTATTCATCTTTCGAGTCCTGGTCTATGTGGTGGCAGCAGAAAGCGTGTGGGGCGATGAGCAGAGTGACTTTGATTGCAATACCCAGCAACCTGGCTGTCCAAACACTTGCTATGACCATTTCTTCCCCATTTCCCACATTCGGTTATGGGCTCTGCAACTAATCTCTATCACCACACCTTCCCTGATGGTTGTCCTTCATGTGGCATATCGAAAAGAGAGAGAGCGGAAGCACAGATTGAAGCATGGCGAGAATTGTTCCCAATTGTACAAAAATACAGGGAAGAAACATGGTGGGCTCTGGTGGACCTATTTGATCAGTCTAGTATTTAAAACTGGTTTCGAAATCGCTTTCTTATATATACTCCATCGAATTTATGATCGTTTTGATTTACCTCGCCTTGTCAAGTGTTCCATGTTCCCTTGTCCAAATATAGTTGATTGTTATATTGCCAAACCAACGGAGAAAAGGATCTTCACATACTTCATGGTTGGAGGATCAGCTCTTTGTACCGTCCTTAACATTTCTGAAATACTATACCTTCTCTTCAAACGATGTTTTCGGTGTTGCAAAAGGAAAAATGAAAGGGAAGAAGACACTGTAGCAAAGCCAAGAGGAAGACTCCTTCATAATGATACTGTCGAGAATGGAATTAGTCTGGAGGAATACATCCACAAGGCCTAA